One window of the Danaus plexippus chromosome 25, MEX_DaPlex, whole genome shotgun sequence genome contains the following:
- the LOC116775213 gene encoding uncharacterized protein LOC116775213 yields MDVSKILKTVNNLNDYIVATQEVTNKPSNSKIQFNMSTVLSLKKIRSLEIEYYNKCDESGAGVRILELMLQLPPSKTWSLLGKEIILLLQYWLEAVRKHLIHHNDHWWNFLSVLLKFILKIHSKHATLSNILVQDLTECLLDLATSNQPSIHQRQKILRCFNTVCAESGREIRFALRNKFAHYFVKLSTILSSCGDIRVQFSILETLLRWLIPRQDLELRKEAALQWFPNEMYDETSRCIFLERPWQNFFKDAREFLNCHNGRNDLVTTVICRKFMIGSLLLINEPIKDYYLDLNSSTKCMCLIVEPSLSDILGKSESDAVVITRENTDIMRMYRESNEVFISVTVLDPQLLYPSRTVKSNQLQMTVSSRSIKKLDEALRKIFDEKYELLIDLEKSLPNSPNKEKQQNVEQMRLSYPVNINKLTHSGYIARTKHPESWKSPSSASTSSLAMLRDKLTAFPSYKYDKEPVSVCALPQLSSVTEITEEDRCSLNTLSTYKLRTYGVRNKRCTKEIISEEDNDSKCMTPTRRDDSSVSCLLVATIGSNESVINDTLERLPKDKEIHTDNIVELLAREAVESNKIDSGVVSYEKNDDFNTNIIEGSQQNASNVNINVITKGTSNSVVKESRFTAEDIMPLEDKLDDELGRDKQTYDVDTVEDFFSQHCVENRNGDLLISPSLAKKINETSSESSLDFDIAANMIDGSQHYIFNFDDTEVVECLNDIVDKVCEDLDKCSEYLRSEIENFNVSDEIKEAGSEPLKEIQDNVKTYNRQKVRRLKLQYNKTANRKKQSKLITEPVKRMTTIVERESEVEKSVINKSPESNKDLSDAEKPLITRKRKLYSPKDDNKLNEKSGIHVSETEDDHSILTAPLKVDSTPKTVPTSYKDIEKIRRSSARKLRNGRGKTNLSPKTQKMNEIFDNLKRNNDGGEKIKLADKKVSRRKLAVYNFSSDSEDDDFRRKINIKKKSGSPTVRSEIVTRATRCRRSKGNNKNNTQNKIESTPQTKKQKAKQKPGKEKKTPQIKKQIPELRNEMIDERMREATDVLNTSLTADERRHSVYEEVEPNINKKPEMEVMEDTYKNNRATRRKKNLSLKKVKGDKTCDKDQLATCDKDRLATTCHIDQSVRSSPLPGLIIETVDVQVHKDADDSITVTMLEKYKDIYDNEPLPDVSEINTTHNLLSDLEHVSYDPIVNMTEELDTTIQKSKKRCPSDEDDKNAAKRSKSSEPQVINISELSEEKTEKSILTLGKSPITGHGDLDESPLHLTLLKEQVEPRGLDTQDLNQSMKNYFDRLTKEIYEESNTLNSKLRESIHEILEQSPLKLNRSYVPSPTVSIKRLSPKEISRWLPTKYNSVFGSNQSSESGSPVRITRSHTRSQEQKKTKIVTRKSVISPIKMFGELAKEKSVTSEQDDYLDHIKKLMTRNISKTVATTTESRCNARIIRKNVETPTASSINGSEKMKSPIFELSNKGLANRYESASGTVSSVSDWLTRNERLKHNRAESVDLPFKDNLEHVLEKLDTSLAEIHDQTSRRFVSMFVDAQKHLTELKEKRRRLYKETAVSVITDLVAVMDNKFADLERRSQDLDQEFISGLKEKAGDLMSEDCKQKRLMVKMMKEDVQAALDHIN; encoded by the exons atggatGTAAGTAAAATACTAAAGActgtaaataatcttaatgatTATATAGTAGCTACCCAAGAAGTTACTAATAAACCTAGTAACtcaaaaatacaattcaatatGTCTACTGTTCTTTCGCTTAAAAAAATTCGATCATTAGAAATTgaa tattacaataaatgCGATGAAAGTGGCGCAGGAGTGAGAATACTTGAGCTAATGTTACAATTACCACCCTCAAAAACATGGAGTCTTCTtggaaaagaaataattttattgttacaatattgGCTAGAAGCTGTAAGGAAACATCTTATACATCATAATGATCATTGGTGGAATTTTCTCagtgttttattgaaattcattctg aaaATTCATTCAAAACATGCcacattatcaaatatattagtcCAGGATTTAACTGAATGTCTTCTGGATTTGGCTACAAGTAACCAACCCAGTATTCATCAAAGGCAAAAAATACTGCGGTGCTTTAATACTGTATGTGCTGAATCAGGTCGTGAGATAAGATTTGCtttgagaaataaatttgCACATTATTT tGTGAAGCTATCTACAATACTCTCATCATGCGGCGACATCAGAGTCCAGTTTTCTATATTGGAGACTCTTTTGCGCTGGCTCATTCCTCGCCAGGACCTGGAATTAAGGAAAGAAGCAGCGCTTCAATGGTTCCCCAATGAAATGTATGATGAAACATCCAGGTGTATATTCTTAGAGAGACCCTGGCAGAACTTTTTTAAG GACGCCAgagagtttttaaattgtcataATGGAAGAAATGATCTTGTTACAACTGTGATATGCAGGAAATTTATGATCGGAAGTCTCTTGTTGATTAAC GAGCCAatcaaagattattatttggaTTTGAATTCTAGCACCAAATGCATGTGTCTGATAGTTGAACCAAGCCTGTCGGATATTTTGGGTAAATCTGAGTCCGATGCTGTAGTCATTACCAGGGAAAACACCGACATCATGAGAATGTATAG AGAGTCCAATGAAGTGTTCATATCTGTGACCGTGCTGGACCCACAACTGCTGTATCCATCAAGAACCGTAAAGAGCAACCAGCTCCAGATGACAGTCAGTTCCAGAAGTATTAAGAAGCTGGATGAGGCTCTGAGGAAGATCTTCGATGAAAAGTATGAG CTTCTTATAGACTTAGAAAAATCGCTGCCGAATTCTCCGAACAAAGAGAAGCAACAGAATGTG GAACAAATGAGGTTGTCATATCCggtcaatattaataaattaacacattcag GTTACATAGCGAGGACCAAACACCCTGAGTCATGGAAGTCACCATCATCAGCTTCAACCTCCTCTCTTGCTATG CTGCGAGATAAATTAACAGCATTTCCCAGTTACAAGTACGACAAAGAACCTGTAAGTGTATGTGCATTGCCTCAACTGAGCAGCGTCACTGAGATAACCGAAGAAGATAGGTGTAGCTTGAACACACTCAGTACATACAAACTCCGTACTTATGGTGTGAGAAATAAGAGATGCACCAAAGAAATTATATCCGAGGAAGATAATGATAGCAAATGTATGACTCCGACTAGGCGCGATGATAGTTCTGTCAGTTGTCTTCTCGTTGCGACTATAGGTTCCAACGAATCGGTAATTAACGATACGCTGGAACGTCTGCCGAAAGACAAGGAGATACATACAGATAATATAGTTGAATTACTAGCCAGGGAAGCAGtggaaagtaataaaatcgaCAGTGGCGTAGTCAGTTATGAGAAGAATGATgattttaacacaaatatcATAGAGGGTAGTCAGCAAAATGCTTCaaacgttaatattaatgttattactaAAGGCACTTCAAATAGTGTTGTAAAAGAAAGTCGATTTACGGCTGAAGATATAATGCCATTGGAAGATAAGCTTGATGATGAGCTGGGGAGGGACAAACAGACGTACGACGTGGATACAGTCGAAGATTTCTTCTCGCAGCATTGTGTGGAAAACAGAAATGGCGATTTATTGATTAGCCCAAGTCTAgctaaaaaaatcaatgaaaccAGCTCGGAGAGTAGCTTGGACTTTGATATCGCCGCTAACATGATAGATGGGTCACAACATTACATATTCAATTTCGATGACACAGAAGTTGTCGAGTGTTTGAATGATATAGTTGATAAGGTTTGTGAAGATCTAGACAAATGTAGCGAATATTTGAGGAGTGAAATCGAGAATTTTAATGTAAGCGATGAAATAAAAGAGGCTGGAAGCGAACCTTTGAAGGAAATTCAAGATAATGTAAAAACATACAACAGACAGAAAGTTAGGCGTCTgaaattacaatacaataagaCGGCAAACAGGAAGAagcaaagtaaattaattactgaACCGGTCAAAAGAATGACTACTATCGTTGAAAGGGAAAGTGAAGTAGAAAAAAGTGTCATAAATAAAAGCCCCGAGTCTAATAAAGATCTAAGTGATGCAGAGAAGCCCTTGATTACCAGGAAACGGAAACTGTATTCGCCAAAAGACGATAATAAACTGAACGAAAAAAGCGGCATTCATGTATCAGAAACCGAAGACGATCATTCCATTTTAACTGCTCCTCTAAAAGTCGATTCAACCCCAAAAACTGTGCCCACTTCGTATAAAGATATAGAGAAAATCCGCCGGTCCTCCGCAAGGAAGCTGCGCAACGGAAGAGGCAAGACGAATCTCTCACCAAAAACACAAAAgatgaatgaaatatttgataatttaaaaaggaataacGATGGTggagagaaaataaaattagccGATAAAAAAGTAAGCCGAAGAAAACTTGCAGTTTACAACTTCTCTAGTGACAGCGAAGACGACGATTTTAGgagaaaaatcaatataaagaaGAAAAGTGGCTCGCCCACTGTGAGGAGCGAGATAGTAACCAGAGCTACCAGATGTCGAAGATCGAAGgggaacaataaaaataatacgcaAAACAAAATTGAATCAACACCGCaaaccaaaaaacaaaaagcaaaACAGAAACCTGGCAAAGAGAAAAAAACgccacaaataaaaaaacaaattcctGAACTTAGAAACGAGATGATTGATGAACGAATGAGGGAAGCAACTGACGTGTTAAATACATCGCTAACAGCAGATGAGAGAAGACATTCAGTATACGAAGAAGTTGAACCGAATATCAACAAAAAACCGGAAATGGAAGTAATGGaagatacatataaaaataatagagcAACCCggagaaagaaaaatttatcattGAAAAAGGTCAAAGGAGATAAGACTTGTGACAAAGATCAGTTAGCCACTTGTGATAAGGATAGATTAGCGACAACCTGTCATATAGACCAATCAGTGAGATCCAGCCCTCTGCCTGGACTGATAATAGAAACGGTGGACGTTCAAGTACATAAAGACGCTGATGACTCCATCACAGTAACGATgctggaaaaatataaagacatcTATGACAATGAACCGCTACCAGATGTATCAGAGATAAATACCACCCACAACCTGCTGTCAGACTTAGAGCACGTCAGCTATGATCCGATTGTAAATATGACAGAGGAATTGGACACCACGATACAAAAATCAAAGAAAAGATGTCCAAGCGATGAAGATGATAAGAATGCTGCTAAGAGATCAAAAAGTTCAGAACctcaagttataaatatatcggaACTCTCTGAGGAGAAAACAGAGAAGAGTATACTGACTTTAGGGAAATCCCCAATAACTGGGCACGGCGACTTGGACGAGTCGCCGCTACATCTGACCCTGCTGAAAGAACAAGTGGAACCCAGGGGGTTGGACACGCAAGACCTGAACCAGTCCATGAAAAATTACTTCGACAGACTTaccaaagaaatatatgaagaATCGAACAccttaaattcaaaattacgAGAAAGTATACACGAGATACTAGAACAATCCCCATTAAAGTTAAACAGAAGTTATGTGCCATCTCCAACAGTTTCCATAAAGAGATTAAGCCCAAAAGAAATCAGTAGATGGCTTCCAACTAAATACAATTCGGTTTTTGGCTCAAATCAAAGTTCGGAAAGCGGTTCACCCGTCCGTATAACGAGAAGTCACACCAGGAGCCAGgaacagaaaaaaacaaaaattgtaacaagAAAATCGGTCATATCACCGATCAAGATGTTCGGTGAATTGGCCAAAGAAAAATCGGTTACGTCAGAACAAGACGATTACTTGGATCATATAAAGAAACTGATGACCAGAAACATATCAAAAACAGTCGCTACCACGACAGAATCCAGGTGTAATGCTCGTATCATCAGAAAGAATGTCGAAACACCAACGGCCAGCTCGATTAACGGGTCGGAGAAAATGAAGTCCCCGATCTTTGAATTATCTAACAAAGGGTTGGCGAACAGATACGAATCCGCCAGCGGGACGGTATCCAGTGTCAGCGATTGGCTTACTAGAAACGAACGTCTAAAACATAATAGAG CAGAGAGTGTCGACCTTCCGTTCAAAGATAATTTGGAACATGTATTGGAGAAGTTGGATACAAGCCTCGCTGAGATCCACGACCAGACGAGCAGACG attcgTCAGTATGTTTGTGGATGCTCAGAAACACCTCACAGAGCTCAAGGAGAAACGTCGCCGCTTGTACAAGGAGACAGCGGTCAGTGTCATAACAGATCTCGTCGCTGTTATGGACAACAAGTTCGCTGATTTGGAACGAAG GTCTCAGGACTTAGATCAAGAGTTTATAAGTGGTCTGAAAGAGAAAGCTGGTGATCTGATGAGCGAGGACTGTAAGCAGAAGAGACTTATGGTGAAGATGATGAAGGAAGATGTCCAGGCTGCTCTGGATCATATCAACTGA